A single genomic interval of Meleagris gallopavo isolate NT-WF06-2002-E0010 breed Aviagen turkey brand Nicholas breeding stock chromosome 6, Turkey_5.1, whole genome shotgun sequence harbors:
- the LOC100546503 gene encoding integrin alpha-8: MEREFESKPKEVGQVYLYLQESAFLFRDPQILTGTEVFGRFGSAITHLGDLNQDGYNDIAIGAPFAGEDRRGKVLIYNGYSNGLKTDPSQVLNGAWASQSMPSGFGFTLRGDSDVDKNDYPDLIVGAFGAGKAVVYRARPVVTVNALLILNPMIVNPDNKTCQPPGSQLLVACFTVRVCAAFEGQSISDEIVLNSELQLDSLKQKGAVKRTLFFDYHQSNHYFFIVMEKQKKLYCQDFLVYLRDETEFRDKLSPININLNYSLDESHFKDSMMVKPILNYYQRSSVTEQAYILVDCGEDNLCIPDLHLSAVPDKDQLIIGEENCVMLIINPRNDGEGAYEAELHIKIPPEADYTGVERNSKALRVLSCDYKMENETRMVVCDLGNPMVAGANFSTGIRFSVQHFENSDFSINFELQIKSSNKVNSTSNLVNLHINITAAAQVQVRG, encoded by the exons ATGGAACGAGAATTTGAGAGCAAGCCTAAAGAAGTCGGGCAAGTCTACCTGTACCTGCAGGAAAGTGCTTTCCTCTTCCGAGATCCGCAAATTCTGACAGGCACTGAAGTGTTCGGTAGATTTGGCAGTGCAATCACTCACCTTGGAGATCTCAATCAGGATGGATATAATG ACATTGCCATTGGTGCACCATTTGCAGGTGAAGACAGAAGAGGTAAAGTGCTCATTTACAATGGATACAGTAATGGGTTAAAAACTGACCCTTCCCAGGTTCTCAACGGAGCCTGGGCATCACAGTCCATGCCTTCGGGATTTGGCTTCACTCTAAGAGGAGACTCAGATGTAGACAAGAATGATTACCCAG atttaATTGTAGGCGCGTTTGGAGCTGGAAAAGCAGTTGTTTACAG AGCCAGACCTGTTGTGACTGTGAATGCTCTGCTCATTCTGAACCCCATGATTGTGAATCCAGACAACAAGACCTGTCAGCCCCCTGGCTCTCAGCTTTTGGTAGCCTG TTTTACTGTAAGAGTCTGCGCAGCATTTGAAGGCCAAAGTATTTCAGATGAGATAG TGCTGAACAGCGAATTGCAATTAGATTCATTGAAACAGAAAGGAGCTGTTAAAAGGACTCTCTTCTTTGATTACCATCAGTCAAATCATTATTTCTTCATTgtgatggaaaaacagaagaagctCTATTGCCAGGACTTTCTTGTTTATCTCAGA GATGAAACAGAATTTAGAGATAAATTATCTCCTATCAATATAAACTTGAATTATAGCTTGGATGAATCTCATTTCAAAGATAGCATGATGGTGAAGCCAATACTGAATTATTACCAGAGAAGCTCAGTAACAGAACAG GCTTACATTCTGGTAGACTGTGGGGAGGATAACTTGTGCATTCCTGACTTGCACCTTTCTGCTGTGCC AGATAAAGATCAGCTAATAATTGGAGAAGAAAACTGTGTCATGCTCATAATAAATCCAAGGAATGATGGGGAAGGAGCCTATGAAGCTGAGCTGCATATAAAGATTCCACCTGAAGCAGATTACACTGGGGTTGAACGCAACAGCAAG GCACTGCGTGTGTTGAGCTGTGATTAcaagatggaaaatgaaaccAGAATGGTGGTTTGTGATCTTGGGAACCCCATGGTGGCTGGCGCAAAT TTCTCTACAGGTATCCGATTTTCTGTTCAGCATTTTGAGAATTCAGATTTCAGCATCAATTTTGAGCTGCAAATAAAAAG TTCTAATAAGGTTAATTCCACCAGCAATTTAGTTAACCTTCATATCAACATCACTGCTGCGGCTCAGGTGCAGGTCAGAGGGTAA